The following are encoded together in the Pseudodesulfovibrio indicus genome:
- a CDS encoding DsrE family protein has translation MYCLYAFNGELMCFVHVLLNALDLKEKGKEAIIVFEGASVTLVPELEKPDAPFGNLYRKAKEAGLIEGACKACSAKLGVLEAVKEAGLPLLDDMSGHPSMAAYMDKGYTILTF, from the coding sequence ATGTACTGCCTCTACGCATTCAACGGCGAACTCATGTGCTTCGTCCACGTCCTGCTCAACGCGCTCGACCTGAAGGAAAAAGGCAAGGAAGCGATCATCGTCTTCGAGGGTGCGTCCGTCACCCTCGTGCCCGAACTGGAAAAACCGGACGCGCCGTTCGGCAACCTCTACCGCAAGGCCAAGGAAGCGGGCCTGATCGAAGGCGCGTGCAAGGCATGCTCGGCCAAGCTGGGCGTGCTCGAAGCGGTCAAGGAAGCCGGGCTGCCCCTGCTCGACGACATGTCCGGCCACCCGTCCATGGCCGCCTACATGGACAAGGGGTACACCATCCTGACCTTCTAG
- a CDS encoding bacteriohemerythrin, translating into MAQIEWCDSHSVGITALDDQHKALVALTNQLFLAIMRDEGPKELGRVLAELARYADYHFDFEEQILTEHGFPESGFSHHREEHRKLTSRVQTLLRQHEEGSVALDLDVYSFLREWMTEHMIGTDSEYAAFLASKAVR; encoded by the coding sequence ATGGCACAGATAGAATGGTGTGACTCCCACTCCGTCGGCATCACGGCGCTTGACGATCAGCACAAGGCGCTCGTGGCCCTGACCAACCAGTTGTTCCTGGCCATCATGCGCGACGAGGGGCCGAAGGAACTGGGCCGGGTGCTTGCCGAACTGGCCCGCTACGCCGACTACCACTTCGATTTCGAGGAACAAATCCTGACGGAACACGGCTTCCCGGAATCCGGGTTCTCCCACCACAGGGAAGAGCACCGGAAGCTGACAAGCCGCGTTCAGACGTTGCTGAGACAACACGAAGAGGGTTCGGTGGCACTGGACCTGGACGTGTACAGCTTCCTCCGCGAATGGATGACCGAACACATGATCGGGACCGATTCCGAATACGCCGCTTTCCTCGCCTCCAAAGCCGTCCGCTGA
- a CDS encoding DUF1499 domain-containing protein gives MKYLLIFLAVVMLVALGLLALSFYSARVPEGLGVNEDGLADCPDRDNCVASEASAPGRRVPPIEAVGPENEVMDRLSSAVLDLGGEIAERQGPYLRAVFTSPLWRFRDDLECLYRPAEGRIEIRSASRVGYSDFGVNRRRVETLREALARP, from the coding sequence ATGAAATATCTTCTCATCTTTCTCGCCGTGGTCATGCTGGTCGCGCTCGGGCTGCTTGCACTTTCCTTTTACTCCGCCAGGGTCCCGGAAGGGCTCGGCGTGAACGAAGACGGGCTGGCCGACTGCCCGGACCGGGACAACTGCGTGGCGTCCGAGGCCTCGGCCCCCGGCAGGCGCGTTCCCCCCATCGAGGCCGTCGGGCCGGAGAACGAGGTCATGGACCGGCTTTCGTCGGCCGTCCTGGATCTGGGCGGGGAGATCGCCGAGCGCCAAGGGCCTTACCTGCGGGCCGTGTTCACCAGCCCGCTGTGGCGGTTCCGGGACGACCTGGAATGCCTGTACCGCCCCGCCGAAGGGCGCATCGAGATCCGCTCCGCATCGCGGGTCGGGTATTCCGACTTCGGCGTCAACCGGCGGCGGGTGGAAACGTTGCGCGAGGCCCTGGCCCGGCCTTAG
- a CDS encoding substrate-binding periplasmic protein, giving the protein MAFTHIFRRKDLCLLAGAVFVCTILSGGYFPCAADSLRVLTVNEPPANYIDTDGNITGFSVDVAKEIQRRIGDPTPIELLPERRLLSLAENGSHIVIGISRTPGREHRYHWITKLLFKPWILYSYKDNNTHIATLDQAKEVRVGVVNGDVREEFARENGFKRIDTTNSHLSNMRKLMEGRIDLAFLEPQGVAYECSVNKLELSAFKPRLVPYASEVYIAMPRDTDLDLFRRWEEAARDMKRDGTFFAIAVTWSMRLRDKYGIESIPTADELIFTQ; this is encoded by the coding sequence ATGGCGTTTACTCATATTTTCCGCAGAAAGGACCTTTGCCTCCTTGCCGGGGCCGTTTTTGTCTGCACCATCCTCTCGGGCGGCTATTTCCCCTGCGCTGCCGATTCCCTGCGTGTTCTGACCGTCAACGAGCCCCCCGCCAACTATATTGATACGGATGGGAATATCACCGGTTTTTCCGTGGACGTGGCCAAGGAAATTCAGCGGAGGATCGGAGACCCCACGCCCATCGAGCTGCTTCCGGAAAGAAGGCTGCTCAGCCTGGCGGAAAACGGCAGCCACATCGTCATCGGCATCTCGCGCACGCCCGGCAGGGAGCATCGTTACCACTGGATCACCAAGCTCTTGTTCAAGCCATGGATTTTGTATTCCTATAAGGACAACAATACCCATATCGCCACGCTCGACCAAGCCAAGGAGGTCCGGGTCGGGGTCGTGAACGGCGATGTCCGGGAAGAATTCGCACGGGAGAACGGGTTCAAGCGCATCGACACGACCAACAGCCATCTTTCCAACATGAGGAAATTGATGGAGGGCCGGATCGACCTGGCCTTTCTCGAGCCGCAGGGTGTGGCCTATGAATGCTCCGTGAACAAGCTCGAACTCTCGGCGTTCAAGCCGAGGCTGGTGCCGTATGCCTCCGAGGTCTACATCGCCATGCCCCGGGACACGGATCTGGACCTGTTCCGGCGCTGGGAAGAAGCTGCACGGGACATGAAGCGGGACGGCACGTTCTTCGCCATCGCAGTGACCTGGTCCATGCGGCTCCGCGACAAGTATGGAATAGAATCCATCCCCACCGCCGACGAGTTGATTTTTACCCAGTAG
- the amrS gene encoding AmmeMemoRadiSam system radical SAM enzyme, producing MIEARLWKPLKDGAVQCRLCNHFCAVKPGARGKCGVRENREGTLWSLNYDKVAAVNLDPVEKKPLYHFLPGTRTFSFATMGCNLSCTFCQNWSLSQPPRTDGTIRGQRTSPEELVDEAVRRGAASISYTYSEPTIFFELMQDTARLARVAGLKNIMVSNGFMSPECLEALGPDIDAINVDLKCYTESFYEEISGARLKPVLDNLRTIKHELKWWLEVTTLLIPGRNDSPEELDRLTDFLATEIGADTPWHISRFHPDYRMTSAPPTSGGSLEAAYAVGKAKGLKYVYIGNMPGSNRQTTLCPGCGREVIDRSGFSANMHGLRHGRCAACGEPVDGVGLA from the coding sequence ATGATCGAAGCGAGACTCTGGAAACCCCTCAAGGACGGCGCGGTCCAGTGCCGGTTGTGCAATCATTTCTGCGCGGTGAAGCCGGGCGCGCGCGGCAAGTGCGGCGTGCGCGAAAACCGGGAGGGGACGCTGTGGTCCCTGAACTACGACAAGGTGGCGGCGGTCAACCTTGACCCGGTGGAGAAGAAGCCGCTCTATCATTTCCTGCCCGGCACCCGGACCTTTTCCTTCGCCACCATGGGGTGCAACCTGTCGTGCACCTTCTGCCAGAACTGGTCCCTGTCCCAGCCCCCGCGCACGGACGGGACCATCCGCGGCCAGCGGACCTCGCCCGAGGAGCTGGTGGACGAGGCGGTCCGGCGCGGCGCGGCGTCCATCTCCTACACCTATTCCGAGCCGACCATCTTCTTCGAGCTGATGCAGGACACGGCCCGGCTGGCGCGCGTGGCCGGGCTGAAAAACATCATGGTCTCCAACGGATTCATGAGCCCGGAGTGCCTGGAGGCGCTGGGGCCGGACATCGACGCCATCAACGTGGACCTCAAGTGCTACACCGAGTCGTTCTACGAGGAGATTTCCGGGGCGCGGCTCAAGCCCGTGCTCGACAACTTGCGGACCATCAAGCACGAGCTGAAGTGGTGGCTGGAGGTGACCACGCTGCTGATTCCCGGCAGGAACGATTCGCCCGAGGAGCTGGACCGGCTCACGGACTTCCTGGCCACGGAGATCGGCGCGGACACGCCGTGGCACATCTCCCGCTTCCATCCGGACTACAGGATGACGAGCGCCCCGCCCACCTCGGGCGGCTCCCTGGAAGCGGCCTACGCCGTGGGCAAGGCCAAGGGGCTGAAGTACGTGTACATCGGCAACATGCCCGGCTCCAACCGGCAGACCACCCTCTGCCCCGGCTGCGGACGGGAGGTCATCGACCGGTCCGGGTTCTCGGCCAACATGCACGGCCTGCGGCACGGGCGGTGCGCGGCGTGCGGCGAACCCGTCGACGGGGTGGGCCTGGCCTGA
- the purM gene encoding phosphoribosylformylglycinamidine cyclo-ligase: MSDSAKRSQAYTAAGVDIEAGNEFVRRIKDMVKSTFTPGVATDIGGFGGLFKPEIGGMEAPMLVAGTDGVGTKLKLAFMFGIHDTVGIDLVAMSVNDVLVQGATPLFFLDYFATGKLEPGVAASVVSGVCEGCRQSGCALLGGETAEMPGFYPDGEYDLSGFAVGMVDTPKLVTGKEIAPGDVLIGLASSGVHSNGWSLVRKILGESGLKNDDAFPGSGKTVAETLIEPTKIYVKPVLELMQSMTVKGMVHVTGGGFYDNIPRVLPENVAASINFGSWAMLPVFDWIKNQGDLSWPEMLQIFNCSIGYILIVDPADADEALEKLDARPDVEAYRIGEITTRKEAAEQVEVVFP, encoded by the coding sequence ATGAGCGACAGCGCCAAGCGTTCCCAGGCATACACCGCGGCCGGTGTGGACATCGAGGCGGGCAACGAGTTCGTCCGCCGCATCAAGGACATGGTCAAGTCCACCTTCACCCCCGGCGTGGCCACGGATATCGGCGGCTTCGGCGGCCTGTTCAAGCCCGAGATCGGGGGCATGGAAGCGCCCATGCTGGTGGCCGGAACCGACGGCGTGGGCACCAAGCTCAAGCTCGCCTTCATGTTCGGCATCCACGACACCGTGGGCATCGACCTGGTGGCCATGTCGGTCAACGACGTGCTCGTCCAGGGCGCGACGCCCCTCTTCTTCCTCGACTACTTCGCCACCGGCAAGCTCGAACCCGGCGTGGCCGCCTCGGTCGTGTCCGGCGTGTGCGAAGGGTGCCGCCAGTCCGGCTGCGCCCTGCTCGGCGGCGAGACCGCCGAGATGCCCGGCTTCTATCCCGACGGCGAATACGACCTGTCCGGCTTCGCGGTCGGCATGGTCGATACCCCCAAGCTCGTCACCGGCAAGGAGATCGCCCCCGGCGACGTGCTCATCGGCCTGGCCTCCTCCGGCGTGCACTCCAACGGCTGGTCCCTGGTGCGCAAGATCCTGGGCGAATCCGGCCTGAAAAACGACGACGCCTTCCCCGGCTCCGGCAAGACCGTGGCCGAGACCCTCATCGAGCCGACCAAGATCTACGTCAAGCCGGTCCTCGAACTCATGCAGTCCATGACCGTCAAAGGCATGGTCCACGTCACCGGCGGCGGATTCTACGACAACATCCCGCGCGTCCTGCCCGAAAACGTGGCCGCGTCCATCAATTTCGGCTCCTGGGCCATGCTGCCCGTGTTCGACTGGATCAAGAACCAGGGCGACCTGTCCTGGCCCGAAATGCTCCAGATCTTCAACTGCTCCATCGGCTACATCCTCATCGTCGATCCCGCCGACGCCGACGAGGCGCTCGAAAAACTCGACGCCCGCCCGGATGTCGAAGCCTACCGCATCGGCGAAATCACCACCCGCAAGGAAGCCGCCGAACAAGTCGAGGTCGTCTTCCCCTAA
- a CDS encoding radical SAM protein yields MTAKKKPQPHMLFATPDGEIFDHPDLLMMVRRGNEFGLPRPDEITPLPDESEFFMLPGRHAMGYSQEHGQVEVMEELAVAAFACPGNTVTGIAAYESDDDAPVLPLLSYAGIGYANGKFWVAAKQVDEDKRQVFSHIPPDRIEAGAHQIISELPDNRLVNHLAGCALTSGCPAAKNLALGRFECPLPTSRACNAECVGCISLQRPDSGFPSPQCRIAFRPTAEEIVQVMRRHESRERRPIFSFGQGCEGEPLLEAELICEAVKSYRDDGGTGTVNVNTNGSRHQAMPALKIAGVNSIRVSLNSARKDPYEAYYRPTGYTFEDVRETISKAHDVGLFVSLNLLFFPGITDTEEEFDALVELGETCRYDFIQLRNLNLDPELYLRLMAPFGHSPAMGFNNFKKRLKKALPWIEYGYFNPYLG; encoded by the coding sequence ATGACCGCCAAGAAGAAACCACAGCCGCACATGCTCTTCGCCACGCCCGACGGCGAAATATTCGATCACCCCGACCTGCTCATGATGGTCCGCAGGGGCAATGAGTTCGGCCTGCCCAGGCCCGACGAGATCACCCCCCTGCCCGACGAATCCGAGTTCTTCATGCTGCCCGGCCGCCACGCCATGGGCTACAGCCAGGAACACGGCCAGGTGGAGGTCATGGAGGAGCTGGCCGTGGCCGCCTTCGCCTGCCCCGGCAACACCGTCACCGGCATCGCGGCCTACGAATCCGACGACGACGCGCCCGTCCTGCCCCTGCTCTCCTACGCGGGCATCGGCTACGCCAACGGCAAGTTCTGGGTGGCCGCCAAACAGGTGGACGAGGACAAGCGCCAGGTGTTCAGCCACATCCCGCCCGACCGCATCGAGGCCGGGGCGCACCAGATCATCTCCGAGCTGCCCGACAACCGGCTGGTCAACCACCTGGCGGGCTGCGCCCTGACCAGCGGCTGCCCGGCGGCCAAGAACCTCGCGCTTGGCCGGTTCGAATGCCCCCTGCCCACCTCGCGCGCCTGCAACGCCGAGTGCGTGGGCTGCATCTCGCTCCAGCGGCCGGACTCCGGCTTCCCCTCGCCCCAGTGCCGCATCGCCTTCCGGCCCACTGCCGAGGAGATCGTCCAGGTCATGCGCCGCCACGAATCCCGCGAACGCCGGCCCATCTTCTCCTTCGGCCAGGGGTGCGAGGGAGAACCGCTGCTGGAGGCCGAACTCATCTGCGAGGCCGTCAAATCCTACCGCGACGACGGCGGCACCGGCACCGTCAACGTGAACACCAACGGCTCGCGCCACCAGGCCATGCCCGCCCTCAAAATCGCCGGGGTGAACTCCATCCGCGTGAGCCTCAACTCCGCGCGCAAAGACCCCTACGAGGCCTACTACCGGCCCACCGGCTACACCTTCGAGGACGTCCGCGAAACCATCTCCAAGGCCCACGACGTCGGCCTGTTCGTGTCGCTGAACCTGCTCTTTTTCCCCGGCATCACCGACACCGAAGAGGAATTCGACGCCCTGGTCGAACTGGGCGAGACCTGCCGCTACGACTTCATCCAGCTGCGCAACCTGAACCTCGACCCGGAACTCTACCTCCGCCTCATGGCCCCCTTCGGCCACTCGCCCGCCATGGGATTCAACAACTTCAAAAAACGACTCAAAAAAGCCCTGCCCTGGATCGAATACGGCTACTTCAACCCATACCTGGGATAG
- the rpsI gene encoding 30S ribosomal protein S9, which yields MSNFTYATGKRKNAISRTRLYAGTGQITVNGRPFEDYFPRKTLQMVVQQPLKLVKMLDRFDIKANCSGGGVSGQAEALRHGIARALCELDPELRGLLKPAGLLTRDARKKERKKYGLRGARASFQFSKR from the coding sequence ATGAGCAATTTCACCTACGCCACTGGCAAACGCAAGAACGCGATCTCCCGCACCCGCCTCTACGCCGGTACCGGGCAGATCACCGTCAACGGCCGTCCCTTTGAGGACTATTTCCCCCGCAAGACCCTGCAGATGGTCGTGCAGCAGCCGCTCAAGCTGGTCAAGATGCTCGACCGTTTCGACATCAAGGCCAACTGCTCCGGCGGCGGCGTCTCCGGCCAGGCCGAGGCCCTGCGCCACGGCATCGCCCGCGCCCTCTGCGAGCTCGATCCCGAGCTGCGCGGCCTGCTGAAGCCCGCCGGTCTGCTGACCCGCGACGCCCGCAAGAAGGAGCGCAAGAAGTACGGCCTCCGCGGCGCCCGCGCCTCCTTCCAGTTCTCCAAGCGTTAA
- the rplM gene encoding 50S ribosomal protein L13, which translates to MKTYSPKPEDANREWFIVDATDKILGRLATEITTRLRGKHKPEFAPHMDMGDFIVVINAEKVKVTGQKMDAKMYYKHTNHPGGLKEKTLREMLDIKPENVITAAVKGMLPKNKLAAQQLKKLKVYAGSEHPHAAQAPKTLDF; encoded by the coding sequence ATGAAGACATATAGCCCGAAGCCGGAAGACGCGAACCGCGAATGGTTCATCGTTGACGCCACGGACAAGATCCTGGGCCGCCTGGCCACCGAGATCACCACCCGTCTGCGCGGCAAGCACAAGCCCGAGTTCGCCCCCCACATGGACATGGGCGACTTCATCGTCGTCATCAATGCCGAGAAGGTCAAGGTGACCGGCCAGAAGATGGACGCGAAGATGTACTACAAGCACACCAACCATCCCGGCGGGCTCAAGGAAAAGACCCTGCGCGAGATGTTGGACATCAAGCCTGAGAACGTCATCACCGCCGCTGTGAAGGGTATGCTGCCCAAGAACAAGCTGGCCGCCCAGCAGCTGAAGAAGCTGAAGGTCTACGCCGGCTCCGAGCACCCGCACGCAGCCCAGGCACCCAAAACTCTGGATTTCTAA
- the recA gene encoding recombinase RecA, translating into MARKAVDPDALRKEALGTALTTIERKFGKGSIMRLDDEASHSIPAIPTGSIGLDIALGIGGVPRGRVIEIYGPESSGKTTLALHIIAQAQKMGGSAAFVDAEHALDPGYAKRLGVKTDDLLISQPDYGEQALEIADLLVRSGALDVVVIDSVAALIPQAELEGQMGETQVGSQARLMSHALRKLTGTIHKSNCVVIFINQIRMKIGMTGYGNPETTSGGNALKFYASCRLDIRRIQTLKDKEEAYGIRARIKVVKNKVAPPFRQAEVDVLYGEGISRMGELIDMGVENGIIEKSGAWYAFGSEKLGQGKENVRALLTDNPDLAHAIEEKLMTHLGFRDVPEDEPAGDAGE; encoded by the coding sequence ATGGCCCGTAAAGCCGTTGATCCCGATGCCCTGCGCAAGGAAGCGCTGGGGACCGCACTGACCACCATTGAACGCAAGTTCGGCAAAGGCTCGATCATGCGCCTGGACGACGAGGCGTCCCATTCCATCCCCGCCATTCCCACCGGCTCCATCGGCCTGGACATCGCCCTGGGCATCGGCGGCGTGCCGCGCGGCCGGGTGATAGAAATCTACGGCCCGGAATCCTCGGGCAAGACCACCCTGGCCCTGCACATCATCGCCCAGGCCCAGAAGATGGGCGGCTCCGCCGCGTTCGTGGACGCCGAGCACGCGCTCGATCCCGGCTACGCCAAGCGGCTGGGCGTCAAGACCGACGACCTGCTCATTTCCCAGCCCGACTACGGCGAACAGGCGCTGGAGATCGCCGACCTGCTGGTCCGCTCCGGCGCGCTGGACGTGGTGGTCATCGACTCGGTGGCCGCGCTCATCCCGCAGGCCGAGCTGGAAGGCCAGATGGGCGAGACCCAGGTGGGCAGCCAGGCGCGGCTCATGTCCCACGCCCTGCGCAAGCTGACCGGCACCATCCACAAGTCCAACTGCGTGGTCATCTTCATCAACCAGATCCGCATGAAGATCGGCATGACCGGCTACGGCAACCCGGAGACCACCTCCGGCGGCAACGCGCTGAAGTTCTACGCCTCCTGCCGGTTGGACATCCGACGCATCCAGACCCTCAAGGACAAGGAAGAGGCCTACGGCATCCGCGCCCGCATCAAGGTGGTCAAGAACAAGGTCGCGCCGCCCTTCCGCCAGGCCGAGGTGGACGTGCTCTACGGCGAGGGCATTTCCCGCATGGGCGAGCTCATCGACATGGGCGTGGAGAACGGGATCATCGAGAAGTCCGGCGCGTGGTACGCCTTCGGCTCCGAGAAGCTGGGCCAGGGCAAGGAGAACGTCCGCGCCCTGCTGACCGACAACCCCGACCTCGCCCACGCCATCGAGGAAAAGCTCATGACGCACCTGGGCTTCCGGGACGTCCCCGAAGACGAACCCGCAGGAGACGCCGGCGAATAA
- a CDS encoding substrate-binding periplasmic protein → MTALCLTVSIARADGRVLKVGAYILPPLTSLDDSGRLRGESVDQLAGALQDMGYVPEYRVLPMKRCLEGMLHGELAMMLPVVKTAERSAFMLFSKPVARMESVFWKRDSAPVRCWETPADLVGQRIGIALGYVYGPELQRLRREYRLDLTEEGGKNPEKTLFLMLEAGRMDLILCDRSIGEYLKAQNRPLFDDIVPCPRPVGQSISLSYPVSKEYFDKHKLDAEAFLTRLNESLAAHAAAGTVR, encoded by the coding sequence TTGACCGCACTGTGTCTGACGGTTTCGATCGCCCGTGCGGACGGGCGTGTTCTCAAGGTCGGGGCCTACATCCTGCCTCCCCTGACCTCGCTGGACGATTCCGGGCGGCTGCGCGGCGAGAGCGTCGACCAACTGGCGGGCGCGTTGCAGGATATGGGCTATGTCCCGGAATACCGCGTCCTGCCCATGAAGCGCTGCCTGGAGGGCATGCTCCACGGTGAGCTGGCCATGATGCTGCCCGTGGTCAAGACGGCGGAACGTTCGGCGTTCATGCTTTTTTCCAAGCCCGTGGCCCGGATGGAATCGGTGTTCTGGAAGCGGGACTCGGCCCCGGTCCGATGCTGGGAGACCCCCGCGGACCTGGTCGGGCAGCGCATCGGGATCGCCCTCGGCTATGTCTACGGCCCCGAATTGCAGCGGCTGCGTAGGGAGTATCGGCTGGACCTGACGGAGGAGGGCGGCAAGAATCCCGAGAAGACGCTGTTCCTCATGCTTGAGGCGGGCCGCATGGACCTGATCCTGTGCGACCGGAGCATAGGCGAATACCTCAAGGCCCAAAACCGCCCGCTCTTCGACGACATCGTTCCCTGCCCCCGCCCCGTGGGCCAGTCCATCTCGCTGAGTTATCCGGTTTCCAAGGAATATTTCGACAAGCACAAGCTTGACGCCGAGGCCTTCCTGACCCGCCTCAACGAGAGCCTGGCGGCGCACGCCGCCGCCGGCACCGTCCGGTAG
- a CDS encoding DUF814 domain-containing protein — protein MAERKQYDALALLSGGLDSLLAVRTIMDQGLTVLGLHFVTPFFGKPHLIPFWKSHYGVEGVAVDIRQPYVDMVLDGPSQGFGKWLNPCVDCKIIMLTHAARLLPEYGAKFLISGEVIGQRPMSQREDALNLITKKAGVRDLLLRPLCARNLPPTPMEESGLVDRERLHDWYGRGRKPQYAQAELYGFTEIPTPAGGCCLTEAHGAARFVQLLTHRDRPSPGDFSLARAGRQVWADHRWLAFGRTAEDNDELAGLAEPDDYVFKLADFPGPLAVGRPLKGDWEPEAVRDAAALIASYSGKARKKFEATGEPVRVHVQRKGATETLAVIPARETGLAWAEPAPALVREWKKGRTQA, from the coding sequence ATGGCGGAACGCAAACAGTACGACGCATTGGCGCTGCTCTCCGGCGGCCTGGATTCCCTCCTGGCCGTGCGGACCATCATGGACCAGGGACTGACCGTCCTCGGCCTGCACTTTGTCACGCCGTTCTTCGGCAAGCCCCACCTGATCCCGTTCTGGAAATCCCATTACGGGGTGGAGGGTGTGGCCGTGGACATACGGCAGCCGTACGTGGACATGGTCCTGGACGGGCCGTCGCAGGGATTCGGCAAGTGGCTCAACCCCTGCGTGGACTGCAAGATCATCATGCTCACGCACGCGGCCCGGCTGCTCCCGGAATACGGCGCGAAATTTCTGATCTCCGGCGAGGTCATCGGCCAGCGGCCCATGAGCCAGCGCGAGGACGCCCTGAACCTGATCACCAAGAAGGCCGGAGTCCGCGACCTGCTCCTGCGCCCGCTGTGCGCCCGGAACCTGCCCCCCACGCCCATGGAGGAGTCCGGTCTGGTGGACCGCGAGCGGCTCCACGACTGGTACGGGCGCGGGCGCAAGCCGCAGTACGCCCAGGCCGAGCTGTACGGGTTCACCGAGATCCCCACTCCGGCGGGCGGCTGCTGCCTGACCGAGGCCCACGGCGCGGCCCGGTTCGTGCAGCTTCTGACCCACCGGGACCGTCCGTCCCCCGGCGATTTCTCGCTGGCCCGCGCCGGGCGGCAGGTCTGGGCCGACCACCGCTGGCTGGCCTTCGGACGCACCGCCGAGGACAACGACGAGCTGGCCGGGCTGGCCGAACCGGACGACTACGTGTTCAAGCTGGCCGACTTCCCCGGCCCGCTGGCCGTGGGACGGCCGCTCAAGGGCGACTGGGAGCCCGAGGCCGTGCGCGACGCCGCAGCCCTGATCGCCTCATACTCCGGCAAGGCGCGTAAAAAGTTTGAGGCCACGGGCGAGCCGGTCCGGGTCCACGTGCAGCGCAAGGGCGCGACCGAAACCCTGGCCGTCATCCCGGCCCGCGAGACCGGCCTGGCCTGGGCCGAGCCCGCTCCCGCCCTGGTCCGCGAGTGGAAGAAGGGCCGGACGCAGGCTTAG
- a CDS encoding calcium/sodium antiporter — protein sequence MLIDIVTFCVSALLLWFGANWIVTSAALIARKFNVSELVIGLTIVAFGTSAPEFLVTINAAFRGQNDISLSNVVGSNIFNLGFILGLMAMIKPLVSNRTIVYRDGLLLFLTTAGILAVSFTGELGRWFGGALMALLVGYLVVLGIKREPVGGEELEETRGKVASWMDAMLLVAGFLAIAAGGHLMVSAATSIAAALGVSSWVIGVTIVAAGTSLPELVTCLAASVKGKNEMLLGNLIGSDFFNFAGVLGLTCLLKPLPVSPEAKSGLIILVAMVGLVLILLRTGWKVRRWEGALLIAINLARWGHDFMQ from the coding sequence ATGCTCATAGACATCGTCACCTTCTGCGTCTCGGCGCTGCTGCTCTGGTTCGGCGCCAACTGGATCGTCACCTCCGCGGCCCTCATCGCCCGGAAATTCAACGTTTCGGAACTGGTCATCGGGTTGACCATCGTGGCCTTCGGCACGTCCGCGCCTGAGTTCCTGGTGACCATCAACGCAGCCTTCCGGGGCCAGAACGACATCTCCCTGTCCAACGTGGTCGGGTCCAACATCTTCAACCTCGGCTTCATCCTCGGCCTGATGGCCATGATCAAGCCGCTGGTCTCCAACCGGACCATCGTCTATCGCGACGGGCTGCTCCTGTTCCTGACCACGGCGGGCATCCTGGCCGTGTCCTTCACCGGCGAGCTGGGACGCTGGTTCGGCGGGGCGCTCATGGCCCTGCTCGTGGGCTACCTGGTGGTCCTGGGGATCAAGCGCGAACCCGTGGGCGGGGAGGAGCTGGAGGAGACCCGGGGCAAGGTCGCCTCATGGATGGACGCCATGCTGCTGGTGGCGGGGTTCCTGGCCATCGCCGCGGGCGGCCACCTGATGGTCTCGGCCGCCACCTCCATCGCCGCCGCGCTGGGCGTGTCCTCCTGGGTCATCGGCGTGACCATCGTGGCTGCGGGCACCAGCCTGCCGGAACTGGTCACCTGCCTGGCCGCGTCGGTCAAGGGCAAGAACGAGATGCTGCTCGGCAATCTCATCGGTTCGGATTTCTTCAATTTCGCGGGCGTGCTCGGCCTGACCTGCCTGCTCAAGCCGCTGCCCGTCTCCCCGGAGGCCAAGTCCGGCCTGATCATCCTGGTGGCCATGGTCGGCCTGGTGCTCATCCTGCTGCGCACGGGCTGGAAGGTCCGACGCTGGGAAGGCGCGCTGCTCATCGCCATCAACCTGGCGCGCTGGGGCCACGACTTCATGCAATAG